The Diadema setosum chromosome 1, eeDiaSeto1, whole genome shotgun sequence genome has a window encoding:
- the LOC140235732 gene encoding distal membrane-arm assembly complex protein 2-like, whose translation MVPRMVDRRCMSFWYFAKKKIQHAWATQVKSETGIMVQKYGVEIGTAHSLVRMGARVQFSDSQWYTRGDIVQGSLPVAQVEGQFVLAIDAKETLVDQFAMVDIVKLTRLKFLSLEGCPLIDDHCLASLVNLRDSLTHLNINKCPEITENGVAVLHKLRNLERLNMNDMPKVNHAPLVAVMLEDVLPQLRISLVSRHVERFKEDEEKSKEIIRKHRIQAGLVDEEAAEKGVGVPTKGGNDYPGQATYAKKTSSCQTNHISSKSSSSRR comes from the exons ATGGTCCCCAGAATGGTAGACAGGAGATGCATGTCCTTCTGGTATTTTGccaaaaagaaaattcaacatgcatGGGCAACACAGGTGAAGAG TGAAACTGGTATCATGGTGCAGAAGTATGGTGTAGAGATTGGAACAGCCCACTCGCTGGTTCGGATGGGAGCCAGAGTCCAGTTCAGTGATAGCCAGTGGTATACCAGAGGTGACATAGTGCAAGGTTCTCTGCCAGTGGCGCAGGTGGAAGGGCAGTTTGTACTTGCCATAGATGCCAAGGAGACCCTTGTGGACCAGTTTGCCATGGTGGATATAG TTAAATTAACCAGACTGAAGTTCCTGAGCCTGGAGGGGTGTCCACTCATTGATGACCACTGTTTAGCCAGTCTTGTCAACCTCAGAGACTCCTTGACCCATTTGAATATCAACAAGTGTCCTGAGATCACAGAAAATGGTGTTGCAGTTCTTCACAAATTGAG GAATCTGGAGAGGTTGAACATGAATGATATGCCCAAAGTGAATCATGCTCCCCTGGTTGCTGTAATGCTAGAAGATGTGTTGCCACAATTACGCATCAGCTTGGTATCCAGGCATGTGGAGAGGTTCAAGGAGGACGAGGAAAAGAGCAAGGAGATCATCCGAAAGCACAGAATACAGGCTGGGTTAGTGGATGAAGAAGCTGCAGAAAAGGGAGTTGGGGTCCCTACTAAAGGAGGAAATGATTACCCTGGTCAGGCCACATATGCAAAAAAGACCTCGTCTTGCCAAACTAATCACATATCATCAAAGAGCTCATCTAGCAGGAGGTGA